TTTACGCTGTGAATGGTAGCACCCGTAAATTTTTCACCTGCAGCAATAACAGCCGTGTGCACGTTTAGCCCATACATTCCTTTTCCGCCGAAGCGCTTAAGGTCAATTGCTGGATGAATGTTGTAAACCGGCACAGCATCCAAAATTGCCGGACTTATCTTTTTTAAATATCCGGCCAAAAAAACAAACTGTGCATCGGTTTGCTTCAGAATTTTTAAAATTTCGGCGTCGGTGTTTTCTTGCGAAATTGTATGGTCAACATAAAAGGCAGAAATATCTGCCTTTCGAGCTCGCTCAAGCACTCCTGCGTCAGCTTTGTTTGAAATAAGAGCCGCAATCTGGCCGTGAGATATAATTCCTGCAGCTTTTGCATCAATAATACTCTGAAAGTCTGTTCCCCCGCCAGAAGCGAATACTGCAAATTTTATCATGTATTTCTCCTTTGCGGGGATGCCCCCGCTGGCTAGTTTTATAAGTCAAAGCTCCCATCATGTATATAAAATCTCAACATAAAGCTTTTTACTTTCTTTTTTTATATTAATATTCGTTACGGCTTTGCCTTGGTTTTCAAGAGCTACCTGAATGTGTCGCATAACAATTCCCATGTCGATTTTGCCCATTCTTTTTTTGATGATAGCTTTCATAATTCCTCTGCCAAAATATTCAACCGTGATTTTTCCGCTTTCAAAATTTAGCTTATATGGCTGAGTGTTCATGGCAGAAGGCGCAAGTCTGGCTGCTTCAGCAACCGCGTTGTTTTCGTTGCTAATTTCACTTACCTTAAGCCGTTTAAAATCCCCTGCACCCTTTCGCGGAGGTACATTTGTTTTTCCAAAAGCCAGCATAATGCAATAATCCTCACGCTTACCCGTATCTTTGGGCTTTGCCATACCAAGCCACACGCTGCCAAGACCCTTGGATTGCAAATATAAATCAACATTTTGCAGCGTGTATCCCACATTTATATACTCCGCCGCTTCGTTTTTGCAATAAGCCAAAATATAATGCGGAGCTTTCCCGTTCCCTACAGTGCCGCTTTCAACAAACTCAAAGCACGCCTCACAGCCGCCGATTTGTTTGGTGTTGTTAAGAAAGTTTTTTATATCAGCCAAGGTTTTTTCGTCCAATGCCGTTTGATTATATTTGCGCACTGACCGCCTTATAAAAATCGCTTCGTATAGGTCCTGCGTCTCTGAAAGTCCGTCAGTCTTGTTACTACGTAATAAGTCCCTCGTCCCTGTGTGTTTGTCAGTTTCGTTATTTTGTAATAAATTCATATTTACCTCCACCTTTCTTCTTCTTTTATTCGTTCGCTGATTTTATCGGTCACTTTATATGTATCTTCCACAAAGGTTTGCTTATATAAGCTGGTTTTTGTGCGGATAATTATATTTCCTGATGCATTTGTTCTGCCCAATGTTCTGTGCGATGTAACCTCCAGAATTTCTCTGAACGGAAGTTCTTTTTTGTTTAGATACAGGTTATGGCTGTCCATTTTAATTAAATCGTTTGGCAAACACAACACTCGCAGTCCCAGAAAAATACCTATCAAACCTGCAATAATTAAAGGCATTCCTCCTCCTAAAGGTGCAATCCATATCATGTCTTCTTGAAACAAAAAATCACTCCCCAATATAAACAAAAGGATTAAAAATGGCAGTATTCCAAAAAATATTAAAATTATACCGCCTCCCAAAAACCAACCTATCAATTTTTTGCTTTTCTTTCCGATGACCTCCGACATTTCTAATTCTCCTTTTTTTTGTACTTATTATACCACAAAAAACCAAAACTGTCTAAAAAAGAGAACAAAAAAACAGCGTCTGAGCGGTCGGGCGTCACGACCCTGTGTTCAGTCTGTTTTTCTGGCTATAAACATATCAAAAATTTTTACGGCACCGTCAAAGTCATCAAAAAATATTCTGTTTCCGGGCTTGCCTTTTTTAGGAAAGAATATACAACAGTCATTGTTGTTATATTTGCCCAGCGCAAAGCAATCAAGGTCATTATAAGATATATAAGAAGTTTTTGGTTTTATAAACAACACTTTGGGGTTTCTCATCCATACGCCCTTTTCGGTCAAAACATACTTATATGAATATTTTAGATATGGCTTGTAATATAAATTGGACGCAACCATTATGCCTTCCTTCAGAATCTTTTCGCCTGCCGCTTCGGGAATAACCATATCAATCAGGTTTTCTTTTGCCATACTTTACTCCTCCTATACTTTCCACTCTGTTGTCAATGATATCTCTTTTTCGTATCATTTTAATTTACAGCAACATAAGGCCGTGCCTGCAAAATGTAAAGCTTTTCATTCTCATATGCCCATTCTATGTCAGCAGAGTTATAACCGATTTTCTTTTCTATATTAAGGCAAGCATTTACAAGCCACATTAGTTCATCGTTAGACAGTTTTTGAGCGTTTGCTAAAAAAGCTGGGACACGCTCTGTACCCTTTGATGTAATCATTGTTTTTTGATAGCCGATTATTTTATTTTTTAATTCAAGAGTACTGCGTTTTACAATAAACGTATCCGGCGTTATGACGCCGCTCACAAGACTCTCACCCAACCCCCAGCATGCTTCAACAATCAAGTCTTCGTTTGTATCCTTCGTAAAACAAACACCCGAAACGCGGCTTTGCACCATTTTTTGAATAACGACGCGCATTTTTATTGATGTATAATCTATATTATTTAATTTACAATACTCTTTTACTCGCGCGCTGTTCACTGATTGAAAGATTTTTTCAGTTGCACTCAAAAGACTTTCTCGGTTGATATTTAATTCCGTTTCAAACATTCCGGCAAAGCTTGCGATATTACTATCCTCAACTGTTGCCGAACTGCGGACTGAAACCAACTCGCAGTTCAAAGCGTCAAATTTTGCAAGTATTTGCTCTTTAGTTTCAGTGCCGTCTATTACAAAAAATGGAGGCACATCACATATTTTTGAAAGCATTGATAATTGATAACCCTTTCCGCCTAACTGTTCAACATTCATTTTATTACCTCTATTGTTCCGTCTGTAAAGTTAATTTTAATTTTTTGTCCGGTTTGTAAAACATTTGATGCATAATTTGTGCCGATTACACATGGCTTCTTTAATTCCCTTGAAATAATTGCGGCATGACTTGTTTGTCCGCCCCAATCTACGATAATTGCGGTTGCCTTGTTCATTGCATTGAGGTAGTCCGGCGTAGTATGTGCTGCTACTAAAATTTCTCCCGCACTCAGTGTTTCTTTTTTGGGATTTTTAATTACACATGCAATACCGATAATTTCATTCTCTTTTTTATATGCGACAATACCTTGCAGCTTATTATCTGTCTCATTGTCGTCCAAAAATATATTTAGTTTGGCATTTAATTGCTGCAGTGCTTTTTCAGCAACTTCACCCTCTGCCATAAAAGCTTCTTCCATTGGCATAATTTTGTCTGTTCTTTCTATAATCTCATCAAGAATAGGAAACTTAGATTGAAAAGTAAGAAACATTTTTCGCCTTTCAGAAAAACGCTCCTTATATGTATTTAAGTGCTCCGTAAAATATCTTAATTCTTGTGCTGTAAGTAGTCGAATATCAGCCATTGGCGTATTTGTATGTTCTGCAACAATTCCGAGTAGCTTGTCAAAAGCAGCACAGCAATATTGCATAACTGTCTTTCGCTCGTCAATAAGCTTTACTCCGATTTCTGTTGCAATTTTTACAATGTTTTGATAGTAATTTGACAAAGTAGGTAAAATTTCGTCTTTTTGTTTTAAGAGCTTTTGCTTTTGGTCTGTTGATGTTTTAATTAAATTATCATAATAACTTAAAGTATGTTTTTTAATTTCATTTTCTATGTCACCTGCTGTTAGGCATTTCGTTTCAAGATAATTATTTTCACACCAAAAATATTTTTTTGCGTGCTGCTCCGGTGTGATTTTTCCCGCTTTGCAATCACGCAGGCTTTTTAAAATGTCTATGATATATGCGTTTTGTTCAGGGGGGGGGGTAAGTAAAGCGGCAAGCTTATTTGGGTCTTTAACATAGTTTGTTAAAAGATGCTCAGCTTGCATACCAACCGCTTCTGAAAAGCATCCGAATTTAAAATATGATACATAAACCTCTGAAAACTTTTCAAAAGTTTGAATTGCATCTTCAAATGAGTATTTATTTTCTAATATTTCGCTTGCCATATTCATTGCTTTTTTTTGGTTTTTTCCCATGTCAGTGTTATATGCAAGTGCATATTGCGGGCACATTAGCATATCAATCATTCTTTGGCCAATGGCACGCATTTCATCTTGTCTTACCATAAAATTTGCAGTTGTATTTTCAACCACAAAAAGCATTACCGAGTATGATTCACCAAGATATTCCTGCAAAGGAATAAACGATGAATTATTTGCTAAGGTTGCGAGCATGGGGCAAGCAAGGTATTCCTGCGAAATCCATACTGAATTATTGATTTTATTATTCATGACTTAAGTATATTCTAAAAGCATTTAAAAAGTCAAGTTTATTTCTCTTTTAAGTTTTTTAGGCACACACAAAACAATCTGCAACGTATGTTGCATATTTGGTCTGTTTTTTGTTTCCATTTAGACTTGCGTATCTAAAGGTTTTTTGAATATAAATTTTGATTTTGCGTATTGTATTAGATTGATATCTGACTTACAACAAGAATTAAACTTGAAGAATGTCAAAATGTTTACCTAAAAAAGATTTAAGAGTTTAAGTTATTTGGAGCTGCTGGGCGGAATCGAACCGCCGACCTACTGATTACGAATCAGTTGCTCTACCGACTGAGCCACAGCAGCATATTGGGTTTTATCCCAATAATGACAAATAAATTAATCAGCACTGCCATCAGTAAGCGGAGTAATTTTTTCAGCTGAGCCGGGGCCTGAATTATCGTCTGTATCAATATCGTTATTGATTTTTGTGTTGGTCTCAACACCTGCACCTGCGTTTTGAAACTTGAGCACTTCGGGTTCTTCCTGAAGAGCTTTGAGGCTGAGGCCAATCTTAAAAGTTTCGGGTTCAATCGAAATAATTTTTAGCGTCAGGGTTTGACCTACCTTTGCTACCTCATAAACATTTTTTACATAATAGTGCGAGGCTTCTTTGACATGTAGCAGGCCTTCGAGGCCTTCACCAAAGCTGATGACTGCGCCAAACGGCAAAATGCGTTCAACCTTGCCTTCTACAACATCCCCTACCTTAACTTTCTTTATTTTGGCTTCCATAGGATTGGGCTCAAGAGCTTTGATGCTTAGTGAAACCTTTTTTCCGACTCTGTCAACTTTAATTACTCTAAATTGATATTCCTTACTCAGCTCCAGCACATCACTTGCCTTCTTGCTGTGGTCATAAGACGCTTCGCTGTTGTGAACCAGACAGTCTACGCCGTCAACGTCAATAAAGGCACCGAATTCAGCAAATCTCACAACCTTGCCTGAAACTACCTTATTTTCAAAGATAGCGTTCCAGAAGGCTGTTTCCTTGGTCTGAAGCTCTTTTTCTTCTATTGCTTTTATTGAAGCAATAATACTGTTATTTGCCATATCAATTTCAAGGATTGCGGCATCCACTTGTTTGTTGATATAATTTTTGAGGCTGTCAATGCGTCTGTTGCTTATCTGGCTGTATGGTATGAACACCCTAAAACTTCCCAGAGCACTAATAAGCCCATTTTTAGTTTCATCGGTTATAATAAATTTTGTTGTGTCCCCCACCTTAAGTTCACCCAAAAGAGCGTTGCCTGTAACAATAGCGTCAGCCTTGGCTTTTGACACAATAATCATTCCGCTTTCGTCTTTGGTTGAAATTATTACAACCTGAAAGCTGTCCCCCGCCTTTGTTTTTTCAAGAGCTTTGTTTTCAAGCTCTGAGTTTTTAATAAACCCGTCTTTTTTTCCGCCGATATTAACAACCGCTCCGTCGCCCAAGAACGAAACCAGCGTGGCATCAATCATCTGCCCGCTTTTATAACTCATAAAAGTCTGATTTATACTTTCTACATCA
The Christensenellaceae bacterium DNA segment above includes these coding regions:
- a CDS encoding phosphoribosylglycinamide formyltransferase — encoded protein: MIKFAVFASGGGTDFQSIIDAKAAGIISHGQIAALISNKADAGVLERARKADISAFYVDHTISQENTDAEILKILKQTDAQFVFLAGYLKKISPAILDAVPVYNIHPAIDLKRFGGKGMYGLNVHTAVIAAGEKFTGATIHSVNEIYDDGKILMQTPKVPVLSTDTPETLQQRVLAEEHKLIPQFIDILTREMDQKQQPNNKNI
- a CDS encoding nitroreductase, with translation MNLLQNNETDKHTGTRDLLRSNKTDGLSETQDLYEAIFIRRSVRKYNQTALDEKTLADIKNFLNNTKQIGGCEACFEFVESGTVGNGKAPHYILAYCKNEAAEYINVGYTLQNVDLYLQSKGLGSVWLGMAKPKDTGKREDYCIMLAFGKTNVPPRKGAGDFKRLKVSEISNENNAVAEAARLAPSAMNTQPYKLNFESGKITVEYFGRGIMKAIIKKRMGKIDMGIVMRHIQVALENQGKAVTNINIKKESKKLYVEILYT
- a CDS encoding PEP/pyruvate-binding domain-containing protein, yielding MNVEQLGGKGYQLSMLSKICDVPPFFVIDGTETKEQILAKFDALNCELVSVRSSATVEDSNIASFAGMFETELNINRESLLSATEKIFQSVNSARVKEYCKLNNIDYTSIKMRVVIQKMVQSRVSGVCFTKDTNEDLIVEACWGLGESLVSGVITPDTFIVKRSTLELKNKIIGYQKTMITSKGTERVPAFLANAQKLSNDELMWLVNACLNIEKKIGYNSADIEWAYENEKLYILQARPYVAVN
- a CDS encoding S1 RNA-binding domain-containing protein, with the translated sequence MVSLDKFDVESINQTFMSYKSGQMIDATLVSFLGDGAVVNIGGKKDGFIKNSELENKALEKTKAGDSFQVVIISTKDESGMIIVSKAKADAIVTGNALLGELKVGDTTKFIITDETKNGLISALGSFRVFIPYSQISNRRIDSLKNYINKQVDAAILEIDMANNSIIASIKAIEEKELQTKETAFWNAIFENKVVSGKVVRFAEFGAFIDVDGVDCLVHNSEASYDHSKKASDVLELSKEYQFRVIKVDRVGKKVSLSIKALEPNPMEAKIKKVKVGDVVEGKVERILPFGAVISFGEGLEGLLHVKEASHYYVKNVYEVAKVGQTLTLKIISIEPETFKIGLSLKALQEEPEVLKFQNAGAGVETNTKINNDIDTDDNSGPGSAEKITPLTDGSAD